A region of the Hordeum vulgare subsp. vulgare unplaced genomic scaffold, MorexV3_pseudomolecules_assembly, whole genome shotgun sequence genome:
ATCTCGGTCGCTACGCCACCCACGGAATTTAAAGAGCCTAAAGGAGCGTGGGTCATATATTCTGCTGAGCGCCGTTCTTGCCAAGGTTGTATGTCTTTTTTCAACCTACTCAAGTCCAAACCGTTGGGGCCCCTTAGAGGTTCTAACCATGGAGCACGAAGGTCCCAAAAACGCATAGTTTCCCCTCCAAAGATAACCTCCCCAGTTGgggaacgcattagatatttcccTAAACCTGTGGGTCCTTGAGCGGATCCCACATTAGCTCCAAGACGCTGGTCTCTAACTAGAAAAGTAAATGCTTGAGCTTGAGAAGCTTCTGGCCCGGTGGGTCCATAAAACTCACTCGGATAAGCTGTATTATTGAACCATACAAAACAACAAGCGATAAAACCAAAGACAGATAAAGCAGCTAAACTATAAGACAAGTAAGCTTCTCCAGACCATACAAATGCACGGCGAGCCCATGCGAAGGGTTTGGTTAAAATATGCCAAATTCCcccaaatacacaaataaaaCCCAACCATACATGTCCACCAATTATATCTTCTAAATCATCTACACTAACAATCCACCCTTCTCCCCCAAAAGGAGATTTTAGTAAATAACCAAATATAACACTGGGACTAAGGGTCAAATTGGTAATTTTTCTTACATCTCCCCCCCCAGGGGCCCAGGTATCATATACACCGCCAAAATAAAGAGCCTTGAGTACTAGAAGAAAAGCACCTAGACCTAACAAAATTAAGTGAATACCCAAAATTGTAGTCATTTTATTTCTATCTTTCCAGACATAACCAAAGAATGGAAAAGATTCTTCAAGAGTCTCGGGTCCCAGAAGCGCGTGATAAATGCCACCGAAGCCTAAGACTGCGGAGGAAATTAGGTGAAGTACGCCAGATACAAAGTATGGAAAAGTATCTAGAACTTCCCCCCCTGGCCCTACTCCCCAACCTAGAGTAGCTAAGTGTGGAAGTAAAATCAACCCTTGTTCATACATGGGCTTTTCTGGTACGAAATGGGCCACTTCAAATAGGTTCATTGCTCCGGCCCAGAATACGATTAATCCGGCATGGGCTACGTGAGCTCCAAGTAGTTTACCGGACAAATTGATAAGTCTGGCATTCCCAGCCCACCAAGCAAAGCCGGTGGTTTCTTGGTCACGACCAGCTAAAACGAAAGTTCCATTAAAGAGCGTTTCCACGTGGTAGAACCTCCTCAGGGAATATAAGATTTTCATGAGGCTGATCCTGAGCTGCCATCCACGCACGAATACCCTCGTTTAAAAGAATATTTTTGGTGTAGAAAGTCTCGAATTCAGGATCTTCCGCTGCACGGATTTCCTGGGAAACAAAGTCATAGGCACGTAAGTTCAGAGCCAAGCCAACTACGCCAATAGCACTCATCCATAAACCGGTGACGGGTACAAATAGCATAAAGAAATGTAACCAACGTTTATTGGAAAAAGCAACACCAAAGATTTGGGACCAAAAGCGGTTAGCAGTGACCATTGAATAAGTTTCTTCAGCTTGAGTTGGGTTAAAAGCACGGAAGGTATTTGCACCATCACCGTCCTCAAATAGAGTGTTTTCTACGGTTGCTCCATGAATAGCGCATAGCAGAGCCGCGCCTAATACTCCGGCAACTCCCATCATATGAAATGGGTTCAACGTCCAATTATGAAATCCTTGGAAGAAAAGGATGAATCGAAATATCGCTGCTACGCCAAAACTCGGCGCAAAGAACCAACCAGATTGCCCCAGTGGATAAATAAGGAATACCGAAACAAAAACAGCAATTGGACCAGAGAATGAGATTGCATTATAAGGCCGCAATTGAACAGACCGAGCAAGTTCAAATTGGCGTAACATGAAACCTATTAGTGCAAAAGCCCCGTGGAGAGCTACAAAAGTCCATAGACCGCCTAATTGACACCAACGAGTAAAATCTCCTTGTGCTTCTGGCCCCCATAGTAGCAACAAAGAGTGTGCTAAACTATTGGCAGGGGTAGAAACTGCTGCGGTTAAGAAATTACAACCTTCCAAATAGGAACTTGCCAATCCATGGGTATACCAAGAAGTTACAAAAGTTGTCCCTGTAAACCAACCCCCTAAAGCGAAATAAGCACAAGGAAAGAGCAATAGGCCAGACCATCCTACAAAAACGAAACGGTCCCTTCGTAACCAGTCATCCATAGTatcaaatagatcattttcttcttTAGGAACTCTACCAAGGGCTATAGTCATAGTGATCCTCCTATTCAATTACTTCAACCATTTCCGAGCACCTCATATCACTTTCCAAGGCATATGATAGTTTTATATCTGTGGACGATTTCTTTCTCGTTCAATGCCCTTTTTCAATGGTCTCGAAGAGAGAAATTTTCCATTTTTATCTATGGAGTCACAACCGAGGTCGTTGTAAATCCATGAATTTGATTCGATTTGTTTTTCTTATCTTATACTTATAGAAATAAACCTTTGAATTCAGCATTATTCCAAGACTCCTATTTCAAAGTCTATCTTTTaagggaaaaatgaaaataaaagtaaCCCCTTTTTTCCCATTCCCTCTCTATTGCATGGGGGGAAGAACTAAAATGGAGGATTCTGAAAAAAAAAAGGACCTTCGAAATCAATTTTTATGTGTAGCGCAAAGGAGTTGCGATTTCTTCTTATTCCTATAGAACATCTAGTAACAAGAATATGAAATCGTAAATAGCGAAAAATTCTTGTCTTGCGCGGTCTAAGTCTAAGGAAATACGAAAAATTCGCTTATACAATTTCATCTACATCGAATTTATATATCAGAATAGCGGATAGAGGCATCATTCAAGGAGTCAGGTCTACTTACTTTATGCTTCTTTCCAATTTTATGGTGGATTTGATAAGAAccctttttgctttcttgataaATAAtcgacaaaaaaaaaaaaagcgttTTTTTATATATAGCTTGTTTTATTATAATTATAACAAGTCCTATATGGAAATGCCCGCTAAAGAGAAAATCTATTTGATTGTCTCTCGGTCAATATCGATTTttacaaagaaaaaacaagaattttcttcttttttttattaacATTAAGAAAAAAGAATATAACTAAAATGGAATTGGCAATATAATTTTTATAgacttttgaaagaaaaaaaggggtttTTTGCAACCGTTATTTCTTATTTCTTGCCTATATCATATCACGGAAACCTTTCGCTTTGGAACGTGGAGAGATGGCTGAGTGGACTAAAGCGGCGGATTGCTAATCCGTTGTACAATTTTTTTGTaccgagggttcgaatccctctcttTCCGCTCCCTTGGATCATTTGGGACTTTCAAACTGGAAAGAATTCTGACCCCCGGATTTTCTCATAGATAAATGTACGAAACAAATCCAATTTGTAAgaaaaaaaaaaaattgaatttttacTCCTCGCGTCCAGGATTCCGTCCTGGATCATTAGATAAGAATCCAAAGATAAAGAGTGAAACAAAGAATATCACTACTGTATAAACAAAAAGTTTGAGAGTAAGCATTACATAATCTCCAAGATTTTTTTTTAAGGAATAGATTACCAGTTTTTCCTTACCACACGGATCCACTAGGATGGTTTTTTTTGATACCTAAAAATGCAAAAATGAATTCTGGAAAAAAATTGCAAGAATTCATTTATAATAAGAACTCTTATCAATAGCAAAAATAGGGTTAGGTGGTATTGAATAGGTATTGTGTAGGTACCTAAAGGTACCTGCTCAACCTAGGTGCAGGGGAGTAGAAAGGCTGATCCAAATTTATTGCTGTAGCTACCCATTCAATGTAGAATAATTTCAATTTTAGAATTGAGGGTtcataatataaaaatataaaacttCTCGGCTTTTacccat
Encoded here:
- the LOC123422975 gene encoding photosystem II D2 protein — encoded protein: MTIALGRVPKEENDLFDTMDDWLRRDRFVFVGWSGLLLFPCAYFALGGWFTGTTFVTSWYTHGLASSYLEGCNFLTAAVSTPANSLAHSLLLLWGPEAQGDFTRWCQLGGLWTFVALHGAFALIGFMLRQFELARSVQLRPYNAISFSGPIAVFVSVFLIYPLGQSGWFFAPSFGVAAIFRFILFFQGFHNWTLNPFHMMGVAGVLGAALLCAIHGATVENTLFEDGDGANTFRAFNPTQAEETYSMVTANRFWSQIFGVAFSNKRWLHFFMLFVPVTGLWMSAIGVVGLALNLRAYDFVSQEIRAAEDPEFETFYTKNILLNEGIRAWMAAQDQPHENLIFPEEVLPRGNAL